The genomic DNA tctaAATCCAAACCGGACGATCTAAAACATAtatatcaaaaaataatttatgACTTTTTCAATGAACTCGAATGAAGAtaaattttatatcaaaattgtatctCTCGACGCGATCTACGACTTTCCAGTtgaaaagtttttgaattaaaattgtttTGAGTCCCAAAAATTAATTTtaacttttaaatttcaaaatctataaacttacaacaatattttgagaccctaaacagttttaattcaaaaatatttcaactacaaaattgtaGATTACGTCGAGGGCTACTATTTTGATATAAATTTTATCTTTATTCaagttcatatgaaaaagttatgaattatttttttgatATATAGATTTTAGATCGCCTTGTTTTGACCCATATGAGACTCAAAATCAAGTTTAGGGATCGAAATGACATGATTGAACAAATTTGAGGACGTAAATGTTTGATTTTCAAGTTTAGAGACCGAAATGACACAGTTGAACAAATTTATGAACCGAGATGACACAGATGGACAAGTTTAAGAACCTGAACGGTCGATTTGTGAGTTTAGAGACCGAGATGACACAACGACACAAGTTTAGAGACCGGTGATGCCCTTTACTCTTTTACTCTAGTCCTAATCCGCACCTGATCACCAAACCCGTGTGCCCGATCTCCCAGTACTCGGGACCAAAGGTAAAAAGGTCTACGGCAAGGGAGAACCATCGGATGGGGATCGGACGGCGCAAGAGTCCTCCATGATCCTGGAGCGCCGATAGCAACGGCTGTGTCCGAGAACGCCGCCACGTTCGTCCGGGCCCCACGCCGGCGTCTCGGGCGAAGCAACGGTGGCGTGGGCCGCTGGAACACACGGGAACGCGACAATCttacggccgccggcgaggttgaCGGGTGAATCCGGGGTGGCGGGGTCCCTTCACCACCAGCCAAGCGCACCCGCGCGACGTGTCGGCGTGCGGGCGTCTCGCCGCGAGTCCCCGGCGGCCTCACGAGGCGGGGCTCGCCTTCACCGGGCGGTGAACGGCCGCGTCGCCCGCCACTCGCTGTCCCTGCCAGACTTTCAAAAAGGGCGGCGAGTCACCGGTTGGTTACTCACAGTCAGAGATTCGCGATCGGATTCCTGGAAGCCGAGTGAATCGCAGCTCGTCGAGTCCGGAGGGAGCGCACGGACAGAGCCccgccatggcggccgcggcgcgcgcgatcATCTGCGAGCTGGCGCCGGAGAAGGTGGCGTCGTCGGTGCCCGCGCCGCCGAAGAAGCGCGACGCCGGGAAGGCGGTGCTGCAGCCTCGGCTCTGCACGCTGCGGTCGtacggcgccggcagcggcgtggTGACGCGGAGGATTCTGACCGGGGCGGAGGAGGGGAGCGGGGCCGCGGACTCGGGCGGCTCTGCTGCCTCCCCGTTCTTCGCGTCGCTGGCCGACTACATCGAGAGCTCCCGCAAGAGCCAGGACTTCGAGACCATCTCCGGCCGCCTCGCCATGGTGAGTGAAGACTGCTGAAGACTCCTCGCTTCTTCCTCCCTTGTCCTTGTTCACCTGTGCACGTTGGACTCATGGTCTGACTTGGcggtgctggtgctgctgcaggtGGCTttcgcggcggccgtggcggtggAGCTGACGACGGGCAGCTCGCTGTTCAAGAAGCTGGACACGATGGAgatcgaggaggcggcggggttGTGCGTGGCCGTGGTCGCCTGCGCCGCGGCGTTCGCGTGGGCATCCAGCGCGCGCACCAGGATCGGCCAGATGTTCACGCTGGGGTGCAACGCCTTCGTCGACTCCCTCATCGACAACATCGTCGAGGCGCTCTTCTCCGAGAGCGAGCTCCAGGACTGGTCCGACGACATATAGTATGCAAATATATACGCATAGAGACTAGATAGACAGTACAGTATACATAGAGCAAGTATTTACAGACAGATCAAGCTGTTGAGATCTGCGCATTTCGCAAGCTTCGTTCGTTGCAACGGCAAGGAAGTTGTTCTGAATTTTTGTTCAGACATTGATCCTGAATCCAAGATGATCAGACATGGATCATACAGGGTTCCAAACAACTGACAGCTGCTGTACATGGTCCTGCAAGGATGAACTGTGATCACAAATCTGCAGCCTGTGTAGGAAGACAAAGCAGATCAGTATCTTTGTGAGTCAGGCAGTCCGTCAAGCGTCAAGGTTGTGAAATATGTAGATCTCTTCATCAGAGAAATAGTGTACCGGGGGCTGGGAGGGTCAGCCCCTTAATTCAACTGTACCTACTAGTATAGTACTAGATTGTAATTAGTGACTGAAGCTAGCATGGGAGCAAAGCACTGTCTTTCCTCTAGGGGTCAAATCTGGAGTTTGGCTCTTGAGATTATAATATATGGAGT from Panicum virgatum strain AP13 chromosome 7N, P.virgatum_v5, whole genome shotgun sequence includes the following:
- the LOC120682282 gene encoding stress enhanced protein 2, chloroplastic-like, producing the protein MAAAARAIICELAPEKVASSVPAPPKKRDAGKAVLQPRLCTLRSYGAGSGVVTRRILTGAEEGSGAADSGGSAASPFFASLADYIESSRKSQDFETISGRLAMVAFAAAVAVELTTGSSLFKKLDTMEIEEAAGLCVAVVACAAAFAWASSARTRIGQMFTLGCNAFVDSLIDNIVEALFSESELQDWSDDI